The proteins below come from a single Crossiella sp. CA-258035 genomic window:
- a CDS encoding alpha/beta hydrolase produces the protein MSYPIDPELATWITMIPEVDFADPAAIRARMREMADVIPAYQPVNPVEVRALSIPGPAGAPEVDIRVYTPAAEPGPLGALVHIHGGGFVIGDLDMAERTALRVADEVGVVVVAMDYRLAPEHPFPAGLEDCYATLEWTAKHAAELGVDPDRIAVGGDSAGGGLAAAVTLLARDRGGPALAYQVLNIPELDDRLSTPSMTAFTDTPMWHRPNAILSWDFYLGDGRRGTEDVSPYAAPARATDLSGLPPAFVAVCEFDPLRDEGLDYAQRLVQAGVSTELHLYPGTFHGSAFVAGAAVTVRMGRDLTDALRRALRGGRA, from the coding sequence ATGAGCTACCCGATCGACCCCGAACTGGCCACCTGGATCACCATGATCCCCGAGGTGGACTTCGCCGACCCGGCGGCCATCCGCGCCCGGATGCGGGAGATGGCCGACGTGATCCCCGCCTACCAGCCGGTGAACCCGGTCGAGGTGCGCGCGCTGAGCATCCCCGGCCCGGCGGGCGCGCCCGAAGTGGACATCCGGGTCTACACCCCGGCCGCCGAACCCGGCCCGCTGGGCGCGCTGGTGCACATCCACGGCGGCGGCTTCGTCATCGGCGACCTGGACATGGCCGAGCGGACCGCGCTGCGGGTGGCCGACGAGGTCGGCGTGGTCGTGGTCGCCATGGACTACCGGCTCGCCCCCGAACACCCGTTCCCCGCGGGCCTGGAGGACTGCTACGCCACCCTGGAGTGGACCGCGAAGCACGCCGCCGAGCTGGGCGTGGACCCGGACCGGATCGCGGTCGGCGGGGACAGCGCGGGCGGCGGGCTGGCCGCGGCGGTCACGCTGCTGGCCCGCGACCGCGGCGGCCCCGCACTGGCCTACCAGGTGCTCAACATCCCCGAGCTGGACGACCGGCTGAGCACCCCGTCCATGACCGCCTTCACCGACACCCCGATGTGGCACCGGCCCAACGCCATCCTGAGCTGGGACTTCTACCTCGGCGACGGCAGGCGCGGCACCGAGGACGTCTCCCCGTACGCGGCCCCGGCCCGCGCCACCGACCTGTCCGGGCTGCCACCGGCCTTCGTCGCGGTGTGCGAGTTCGACCCGCTCCGGGACGAGGGTCTCGACTACGCGCAGCGACTGGTCCAGGCCGGGGTGTCCACCGAACTGCACCTGTACCCGGGAACTTTCCACGGCTCCGCGTTCGTCGCCGGGGCCGCGGTCACCGTCCGCATGGGCCGGGACCTCACCGACGCGCTCCGGCGTGCACTGCGGGGTGGCCGCGCGTGA
- a CDS encoding precorrin-2 C(20)-methyltransferase, translating into MSELGRLYGVGLGPGDPELVTVKAARLIGAADVVVFHSARHGRSIARSIAEPYLRPGQIEEQLVYPVTTEDTEDYQGEIDAFYEQSAERLAAHLSAGRDVVVLAAGDPFFYGSYMHMHKRLAHRFPTEVVPGVTSVSGAAAVLGRPLVERDEVLTVLPGTLPQEELAEWLATTDSAAIMKLGRTFGVVREALHAAGRLEDAWYVERATTGRQRVAPLSEVDPEGVPYFSLALLPSQAHQTIEAAPATTTSGTGEVVVVGLGPAGREWLTPQAQDALATADELIGYGPYLDRVPPNPRQRRHPSDNRVEAERAAFALDLAKNGARVAVVSSGDPGVFAMASAVLEVAGEEQFTGVPVRVLPGLTAAHAVASRVGAPLGHDYCVLSLSDRLKPWEVIERRLAAAAAADLVIAIYNPASRSRTWQVESARETLLAHRSPDTPVVIGRDVGGPEESVRVVRLADLDPSTVDMRCLLLVGSSTTRFRTGPDGEPVVFTPRRYPA; encoded by the coding sequence GTGAGTGAGCTGGGACGGCTGTACGGCGTCGGGCTGGGCCCCGGCGACCCGGAACTGGTGACGGTCAAGGCGGCGCGGCTGATCGGCGCGGCGGACGTGGTGGTGTTCCACAGCGCGCGGCACGGCCGCAGCATCGCCCGCTCGATCGCCGAGCCCTACCTGCGCCCTGGTCAGATCGAGGAGCAGCTGGTCTACCCGGTGACCACCGAGGACACCGAGGACTACCAGGGCGAGATCGACGCCTTCTACGAGCAGAGCGCGGAGCGCCTGGCCGCGCACCTGTCCGCGGGCCGGGACGTGGTGGTGCTCGCGGCCGGGGACCCGTTCTTCTACGGCTCCTACATGCACATGCACAAGCGGCTGGCGCACCGGTTCCCGACCGAGGTGGTGCCGGGGGTGACCTCGGTGAGCGGGGCCGCCGCGGTGCTCGGGCGACCGCTGGTGGAGCGGGACGAGGTGCTCACCGTGCTGCCCGGCACGCTGCCGCAGGAGGAGCTGGCCGAGTGGCTGGCCACCACCGACTCGGCCGCGATCATGAAGCTGGGCCGTACTTTCGGCGTGGTGCGCGAGGCGCTGCACGCGGCAGGGCGACTGGAGGACGCCTGGTACGTGGAGCGGGCGACCACCGGGCGGCAGCGGGTGGCCCCACTGTCCGAAGTGGACCCCGAAGGCGTGCCGTACTTCTCGCTGGCGCTGCTGCCCAGCCAGGCGCACCAGACCATCGAGGCCGCCCCGGCGACGACGACCAGCGGTACCGGCGAGGTGGTCGTGGTCGGCCTCGGTCCCGCCGGGCGCGAGTGGCTCACCCCGCAGGCGCAGGACGCGCTGGCCACCGCCGACGAGCTGATCGGTTACGGCCCCTACCTGGACCGGGTCCCGCCGAACCCGCGTCAGCGGCGGCATCCCTCGGACAACCGTGTGGAGGCCGAGCGGGCCGCGTTCGCGCTGGACCTGGCCAAGAACGGGGCCCGGGTCGCGGTGGTCTCCTCCGGCGATCCCGGGGTGTTCGCGATGGCCAGCGCGGTGCTGGAGGTGGCCGGTGAGGAGCAGTTCACCGGGGTGCCGGTGCGGGTGCTGCCGGGCCTGACCGCGGCGCACGCGGTGGCCAGCCGGGTGGGCGCGCCGCTGGGCCACGACTACTGCGTGCTGTCGCTGTCGGACCGGCTCAAGCCGTGGGAGGTCATCGAGCGGCGGCTGGCCGCGGCGGCCGCGGCCGACCTGGTGATCGCGATCTACAACCCGGCCTCGCGCAGCCGCACCTGGCAGGTCGAGTCGGCCCGGGAAACCCTGCTGGCGCACCGGTCCCCGGACACGCCGGTGGTGATCGGCCGGGACGTCGGCGGCCCGGAGGAGTCGGTGCGGGTGGTCCGCCTCGCCGATCTCGATCCGTCCACTGTGGACATGCGCTGCCTGTTGCTGGTCGGCTCCTCCACCACCCGGTTCCGCACCGGCCCCGACGGTGAGCCGGTGGTGTTCACCCCGCGCCGCTACCCCGCCTGA
- a CDS encoding helix-turn-helix domain-containing protein yields MEGLLLRLSALDADAAGEVRVIAFFDSLIARRAGLDTLLATTAQLVECPVGLDAAERGLALAADPPGVVRAGVSTPKGARARELPDGSRVWLARPGAGLPMDEMVLERFAIAAELVLARGGLPELGDPALVELVLAERAGEAERSRALHLLGLTPGTRVRVLAVAGDSTGLGGWSAELGRLRAVLLAEPPELGQVRPPTRVGVGGEVAAIEARRSWRQARLAVRLAGSLPWDPPVCWWERLGALATVAEGLRGNDIGQIEDVRALDRLSEGPLGADLLLILSAVCAHDSVRKAAAEVHRHHSSVAARLAHAESELGFPVTTAAGRFRLHLAMVLRRLRDNA; encoded by the coding sequence ATGGAAGGCCTGCTGCTGCGCCTGTCCGCGTTGGACGCCGACGCGGCCGGCGAGGTGCGCGTGATCGCCTTCTTCGACTCGCTGATCGCCCGCCGGGCAGGCCTGGACACCCTGCTGGCCACCACGGCCCAGCTCGTCGAGTGCCCGGTCGGCCTGGACGCCGCCGAGCGGGGACTCGCGCTGGCCGCCGATCCGCCTGGTGTGGTGCGGGCCGGGGTGTCAACGCCGAAGGGCGCGCGGGCGCGGGAGCTGCCGGACGGGTCGCGGGTGTGGCTGGCCCGGCCGGGGGCTGGGCTGCCGATGGACGAGATGGTGCTGGAGCGGTTCGCGATCGCCGCGGAGCTGGTGCTGGCCAGGGGCGGGTTGCCGGAGCTGGGTGATCCGGCGCTGGTGGAGCTGGTGCTGGCGGAGCGGGCCGGGGAGGCGGAGCGGTCGCGGGCGCTGCACCTGCTCGGACTCACGCCGGGGACGCGGGTGCGGGTGCTCGCGGTGGCGGGGGACTCGACCGGGCTGGGCGGGTGGTCGGCGGAGCTGGGGCGGCTGCGGGCGGTGCTGCTGGCCGAACCGCCGGAGCTGGGCCAGGTGCGGCCGCCCACGCGGGTCGGGGTCGGCGGTGAGGTGGCCGCGATCGAGGCGCGCCGCTCCTGGCGGCAGGCCCGGCTCGCGGTGCGGCTGGCCGGATCGCTGCCCTGGGACCCGCCGGTGTGCTGGTGGGAGCGGCTTGGCGCGCTGGCCACGGTGGCCGAGGGCTTGCGCGGCAACGACATCGGCCAGATCGAGGACGTGCGCGCGCTGGACCGGCTGTCCGAGGGCCCGCTCGGCGCGGACCTGCTGCTGATCCTGTCCGCGGTGTGCGCGCACGACTCGGTGCGCAAGGCCGCGGCCGAGGTGCACCGGCACCACAGCTCGGTCGCCGCGCGCCTGGCGCACGCGGAGAGCGAGCTGGGTTTCCCGGTGACCACGGCCGCGGGCCGCTTCCGGCTGCACCTGGCGATGGTGCTGCGCCGTTTGCGGGACAACGCTTAG
- a CDS encoding precorrin-8X methylmutase, producing the protein MTDYIKDGAEIYRRSFATIRAEAGLTGLPPDVARVAVRMIHACGMVDLVEDLGYSPGVVASARTALDAGAPILCDATMVAAGVTRRRLPADNEVVCLLGDPRVPELAKDMGNTRSVAALELLRDKLGGAVVAIGNAPTALFHLLEMIAGGAPKPAAVLGIPVGFIGAAESKEALAANELGLEYLVVRGRRGGSAMTAAAINAIASDEE; encoded by the coding sequence GTGACCGACTACATCAAGGACGGCGCGGAGATCTACCGCCGGTCCTTCGCCACCATCCGCGCCGAGGCAGGCCTGACCGGTCTGCCCCCGGACGTGGCGCGGGTGGCGGTGCGGATGATCCACGCCTGCGGGATGGTCGACCTGGTCGAGGACCTCGGCTACTCCCCCGGCGTGGTCGCCTCGGCGCGCACCGCGCTCGATGCCGGAGCGCCGATCCTGTGTGATGCCACCATGGTCGCGGCCGGGGTGACCCGGCGACGGCTGCCCGCGGACAACGAGGTGGTGTGCCTGCTCGGTGATCCCCGGGTGCCGGAACTGGCCAAGGACATGGGCAACACGCGCAGTGTGGCGGCCCTGGAGTTGTTGCGGGACAAGCTCGGCGGGGCGGTGGTGGCCATCGGCAACGCGCCGACCGCGCTGTTCCACCTGCTGGAGATGATCGCCGGTGGCGCGCCGAAACCCGCTGCGGTGCTGGGGATTCCGGTGGGGTTCATCGGCGCGGCCGAGTCGAAGGAGGCCCTGGCCGCCAACGAGCTGGGGCTGGAGTACCTGGTGGTGCGGGGCAGGCGGGGCGGCAGCGCGATGACCGCCGCCGCGATCAACGCGATTGCGAGTGACGAAGAGTGA
- the cobN gene encoding cobaltochelatase subunit CobN, whose translation MILLLSTSDTDLLSARASDADYRLGNPARLLVDDLPALVEGVDLVVVRILGGRRMWEEGLDWLLAGPRPVVVLGGEQAPDAQLMELSTVPGGVCAEAHAYLAHGGAGNLAELHNFLSDTVLLTGLGFAPPQPTPTWGVLERTARTSTGPVVAVLYYRAHHVAGNTAFVEALAGAIEDAGGQALPVFCSSLRTAEPELLAELGKADALVVTVLAAGGTKPAAASAGGEEDAWDVGALAALDVPILQGLCLTSSRESWESNDDGLSPLDTATQVAIPEFDGRIITVPFSFKEIDPDGLTVYVADAERAARVAGIAVKHAQLRHIAPADRRIALMLSAYPTKHSRIGNAVGLDTPASVVKLLAALRDNGYDIGPADGDGALPGVAGQDGDKLIHALIAAGGQDENWLTEAQLTGNPVRISAAKYREFYDTLPADFRAELENHWGPAPGELFVDRSQDPDGEIVLAALTAGNVVVMVQPPRGFGENPIAIYHDPDLPPSHHYLAAYRWLAQEFGAHAMVHVGKHGNLEWLPGKTVGMSASCGTDAALGDIPLIYPFLVNDPGEGTQAKRRAHATLVDHLVPPMSRADSYGDIARLEQLLDEHSNIAAMDPAKLPAIRAQIWTLIQAAKLDHDLGLTDRPHDAEFDDFLLHVDGWLCEVKDVQIRDGLHILGAAPEGEARINLVLAMIQARQMWAGQVAALPGIREALGLVEDGSASRTETDAIEAQARELVVAMEAGGWTQGSATEVVRSVLDKDNEDVARVLEFAAAEVVPRLSRTTDELGNLLHALDGGYVPAGPSGSPLRGLVNVLPTGRNFYSVDPKAVPSRLAWETGQAMADSLLDRYRKDTGEWPPSVGLSVWGTSAMRTAGDDIAEVLALLGVRPVWDDQSRRVNGLEVIELAELGRPRIDVTVRISGFFRDAFPHVVALLDDAVRLVAALDEPAEQNYVRAHAEADRAEHGDERRATMRIFGSKPGAYGAGLLPLIDSRNWRDDADLAEVYAVWGGYAYGRELDGLPARGDMESAYKRIAVAAKNVDTREHDIADSDDYFQYHGGMVATVRALTGKAPAAYIGDSTRPDAVRTRTLNEEVSRVFRARVVNPRWLSAMRRHGYKGAFEMAATVDYLFGYDATTGVVADWMYEKLAESYVLDEENHKFLTEANPWALHGIAERLLEAAERKLWESPEQSTLDALREAYLATEGDLEGDA comes from the coding sequence GTGATCCTGCTGCTGTCGACCTCTGACACCGACCTGCTCTCGGCGCGCGCGAGCGACGCCGACTACCGGCTGGGCAACCCGGCGCGGCTGCTCGTGGACGACCTGCCCGCCCTGGTGGAGGGCGTGGACCTGGTCGTGGTGCGCATCCTCGGCGGCCGCCGGATGTGGGAAGAAGGCCTGGACTGGCTGCTCGCCGGGCCTCGCCCGGTGGTGGTGCTCGGCGGCGAACAGGCCCCGGACGCCCAGCTGATGGAGCTGTCCACGGTGCCCGGCGGGGTCTGCGCCGAGGCGCACGCCTACCTGGCGCACGGCGGCGCGGGCAACCTGGCCGAGCTGCACAACTTCCTCTCCGACACCGTGCTGCTCACCGGCCTCGGCTTCGCCCCGCCGCAGCCCACCCCGACCTGGGGCGTGCTGGAGCGCACCGCGCGCACCAGCACCGGGCCGGTGGTCGCGGTGCTGTACTACCGGGCGCACCACGTGGCCGGGAACACCGCCTTCGTCGAAGCGCTGGCCGGCGCCATCGAGGACGCGGGCGGCCAGGCGCTGCCGGTGTTCTGCTCCTCGCTGCGCACCGCCGAGCCCGAGCTGCTGGCCGAGCTGGGCAAGGCCGACGCGCTGGTGGTCACCGTGCTCGCCGCCGGTGGCACCAAACCCGCCGCGGCCTCCGCCGGTGGTGAGGAGGACGCCTGGGACGTGGGCGCGCTGGCCGCGCTCGACGTGCCCATCCTGCAAGGTCTCTGCCTGACCTCCAGCCGGGAGAGCTGGGAGTCCAACGACGACGGACTGTCCCCTTTGGACACCGCGACCCAGGTGGCCATCCCGGAGTTCGACGGCCGGATCATCACGGTGCCGTTCTCCTTCAAGGAGATCGACCCGGACGGCCTCACCGTGTACGTGGCCGACGCCGAACGGGCCGCGCGGGTGGCCGGGATCGCGGTCAAACACGCCCAGCTGCGGCACATCGCGCCCGCCGACCGGCGGATCGCGCTGATGCTCTCGGCCTACCCGACCAAGCACTCCCGGATCGGCAACGCGGTCGGCCTGGACACCCCGGCCAGCGTGGTCAAGCTGCTCGCGGCGTTGCGGGACAACGGCTACGACATCGGACCCGCCGACGGTGACGGCGCGCTGCCCGGGGTGGCCGGGCAGGACGGCGACAAGCTGATCCACGCGCTGATCGCCGCCGGTGGCCAGGACGAGAACTGGCTCACCGAGGCCCAGCTCACCGGCAACCCCGTGCGGATCAGCGCGGCCAAGTACCGCGAGTTCTACGACACCCTGCCCGCGGACTTCCGCGCCGAGCTGGAGAACCACTGGGGTCCCGCGCCCGGCGAGCTGTTCGTGGACCGCTCCCAGGACCCCGACGGCGAGATCGTGCTGGCCGCGCTGACCGCGGGCAACGTGGTGGTGATGGTGCAGCCGCCGCGCGGCTTCGGGGAGAACCCGATCGCCATCTACCACGACCCCGACCTGCCGCCCAGCCACCACTACCTGGCCGCCTACCGCTGGCTGGCGCAGGAGTTCGGCGCGCACGCCATGGTGCACGTGGGCAAGCACGGCAACCTGGAATGGCTGCCCGGCAAGACCGTCGGCATGTCCGCCAGCTGCGGCACCGACGCGGCACTGGGCGACATCCCGCTGATCTACCCGTTCCTGGTCAACGACCCCGGCGAGGGCACCCAGGCCAAGCGGCGCGCGCACGCCACCCTGGTCGACCACCTGGTGCCGCCGATGAGCCGCGCGGACAGCTACGGCGACATCGCCCGCCTGGAGCAGCTCCTGGACGAGCACTCCAACATCGCCGCGATGGACCCGGCCAAGCTGCCCGCCATCCGCGCGCAGATCTGGACCCTGATCCAGGCCGCCAAGCTCGACCACGACCTGGGCCTGACCGACCGGCCGCACGACGCCGAGTTCGACGACTTCCTGCTGCACGTCGACGGCTGGCTGTGCGAGGTCAAGGACGTGCAGATCCGCGACGGCCTGCACATCCTGGGTGCCGCGCCCGAGGGTGAGGCGCGGATCAACCTGGTGCTGGCCATGATCCAGGCCCGGCAGATGTGGGCCGGACAGGTCGCCGCGCTGCCCGGCATCCGGGAAGCCCTTGGCCTGGTTGAAGATGGCTCGGCCTCGCGCACCGAGACCGACGCGATCGAAGCCCAGGCCCGCGAGCTGGTCGTGGCCATGGAGGCCGGTGGCTGGACCCAGGGCAGCGCCACCGAGGTGGTGCGCTCGGTGCTGGACAAGGACAACGAGGACGTCGCCAGGGTGCTGGAGTTCGCCGCCGCCGAGGTGGTGCCCCGGCTCTCCCGCACCACCGACGAGCTCGGCAACCTGCTGCACGCCCTGGACGGCGGCTACGTGCCGGCCGGGCCGAGCGGATCACCGTTGCGCGGCCTGGTCAACGTGCTGCCCACCGGCCGCAACTTCTACTCCGTGGACCCCAAGGCGGTGCCCAGCAGGCTGGCCTGGGAAACCGGGCAGGCGATGGCGGACTCGCTGCTGGACCGCTACCGCAAGGACACCGGCGAGTGGCCGCCCTCGGTCGGGCTGTCGGTGTGGGGCACCAGCGCGATGCGCACCGCCGGTGACGACATCGCCGAAGTCCTTGCCCTGCTCGGCGTCCGGCCGGTGTGGGACGACCAGTCCCGCCGGGTCAACGGTCTTGAGGTCATCGAGCTGGCCGAGCTGGGCCGCCCGCGCATCGACGTCACGGTCCGCATCTCCGGGTTCTTCCGGGACGCCTTCCCGCACGTGGTCGCGTTGCTGGACGACGCGGTCCGGCTGGTCGCCGCCCTCGACGAACCCGCCGAGCAGAACTACGTCCGCGCGCACGCCGAGGCCGACCGGGCCGAGCACGGCGACGAGCGCCGCGCCACCATGCGCATCTTCGGCTCCAAGCCCGGCGCGTACGGCGCGGGCCTGCTGCCGCTGATCGACAGCCGGAACTGGCGCGACGACGCCGACCTGGCCGAGGTGTACGCGGTCTGGGGCGGCTACGCCTACGGCCGCGAGCTCGACGGCCTGCCCGCGCGCGGGGACATGGAGTCGGCGTACAAGCGGATCGCGGTGGCCGCCAAGAACGTGGACACCCGCGAGCACGACATCGCCGACTCCGACGACTACTTCCAGTACCACGGCGGCATGGTGGCCACCGTCCGCGCGCTCACCGGCAAGGCCCCCGCCGCCTACATCGGCGACAGCACCCGGCCGGACGCGGTGCGCACCAGGACCCTCAACGAGGAGGTCTCCCGGGTGTTCCGGGCGCGGGTGGTCAACCCGCGCTGGCTCTCCGCGATGCGCCGCCACGGCTACAAGGGCGCCTTCGAGATGGCCGCCACCGTGGACTACCTGTTCGGCTACGACGCCACCACCGGCGTCGTCGCGGACTGGATGTACGAGAAGCTGGCCGAGAGCTACGTGCTGGACGAGGAGAACCACAAGTTCCTCACCGAGGCCAACCCGTGGGCCCTGCACGGCATCGCCGAGCGCCTGCTGGAAGCCGCGGAGCGGAAGCTGTGGGAAAGCCCCGAACAGTCCACTTTGGACGCTCTCCGCGAGGCCTACCTGGCCACCGAAGGCGACCTGGAGGGCGACGCCTAA
- a CDS encoding cobalt-precorrin-6A reductase: MGFSGEDGGVTRTVLVLGGTGEARRLAAELAEVPGLRVVSSLAGRVREPVLPVGEVRIGGFGGVAGLREWLRDNRVDLVVDATHPFAATMTGNAAAATAELGLPLLVLRRPGWTEQPGDRWHWVSSIAEAAEALPALGRRVLLTTGRRDLPAFANPDLWFLSRSVDPPEHHASNVTILLDRGPYTVDGELELLRANRIDVVVSKDSGGEQTAAKLTAARRLGLPVVLVRRPPLPAATTAGTVAAAVEWVRRGSGAG; the protein is encoded by the coding sequence ATGGGTTTTTCGGGGGAGGATGGGGGGGTGACGAGGACTGTGCTGGTGTTGGGGGGGACGGGGGAGGCTCGGCGGCTGGCCGCGGAGCTGGCGGAGGTGCCGGGGCTGCGGGTGGTGTCCTCGCTGGCCGGGCGGGTGCGGGAGCCGGTGCTGCCCGTCGGGGAGGTGCGGATCGGCGGGTTCGGCGGGGTGGCCGGGTTGCGGGAGTGGTTGCGGGACAACCGGGTTGACCTGGTGGTGGATGCCACGCATCCGTTCGCCGCGACCATGACCGGCAACGCCGCGGCCGCGACCGCCGAGCTCGGGCTGCCGCTGCTGGTGCTGCGCAGGCCCGGTTGGACCGAGCAGCCGGGGGACCGCTGGCACTGGGTGTCCTCGATCGCCGAGGCCGCCGAGGCACTGCCCGCGCTGGGCCGCCGGGTGCTGCTCACCACCGGCCGCCGCGACCTGCCCGCCTTCGCCAACCCGGACCTGTGGTTCCTCAGCCGCTCGGTCGACCCGCCGGAGCATCACGCGTCGAACGTGACCATCCTGCTGGACCGGGGACCGTACACAGTGGACGGTGAGCTGGAGCTGCTGCGCGCCAACCGGATCGACGTGGTGGTCAGCAAGGACAGCGGTGGCGAGCAGACCGCGGCCAAGCTCACCGCGGCCCGTCGGCTCGGCCTGCCGGTGGTCCTGGTGCGCCGGCCGCCGCTGCCGGCCGCGACCACGGCAGGCACCGTGGCCGCGGCCGTCGAGTGGGTCAGGCGGGGTAGCGGCGCGGGGTGA
- a CDS encoding glycoside hydrolase N-terminal domain-containing protein yields the protein MSDSPSRRDFLRITGAVGAGMMLSGVRPFIAQAEEVARPENVSLVPEGEATSLWYPAPAEESRIIQQGLPIGNGRLGALVGSDPADDVLYLTDATLWTGHRNDVLQDDGQFPYGPNDFGSFGLLAKVRVEATGHTKAAVTDYRRRLDLSNGLITSSYRYRGAQYRRETYSSHPDDVVVVRLTQRGGGVHSGRIRLEATRAETVVGEPGSRTISLSSRFDNGLRYAAVVTAFSETGTVAVTGNALVFKECREVLVIVSGGTDYLANAAKGFRNSSVDPLVVARERALAKAEVAGSALLHTHVADYQSLYRRMTVDLGESSRAQRNLDSWSRLAVRHTNPGQPDPELEASYLQFGRYLMITGSRNSLPINLQGLWLHNNSPDWYADYHTDINIQMNYWLTDRAGLGRCFTALADYCLAQLPEWSRQTQRLFNDPRNRFRNSSGKIAGWTVAFSTNTNGGLGWWWHPAGNAWLCQSLWEHYEFTLDAQYLERIYPLLKGAAEFWAARLVTITHTYPDGSTREVLVDDKDWSPEHGPQDALGISYAQEIVWELFRELQVAAAELERDKEFAARVKDLQSRLYLPEVSPKTGMLQEWMHPDDIGERTHRHLSPLIGFFPGDHMNHDDTPKATIEGIRKLLDVRGMESFGWACAWRSACWARLRDADRAYQLLLTVMRPSIANENGTSANFFDMYRNNDRAIFQIDANFGAPAAMLEMILYSRPGVVELLPALPGAWAKRGRVTGAGVKGGFEVDLSWRDGKVTTAVLRSVGGTSTEVRAGSWKRVITLRPGESVTIRP from the coding sequence ATGTCCGACTCGCCGTCGCGCCGGGACTTCCTGCGCATCACGGGCGCCGTGGGCGCCGGGATGATGTTGAGCGGGGTCCGGCCGTTCATCGCCCAGGCCGAGGAGGTGGCTCGGCCCGAGAACGTCAGTCTGGTGCCGGAAGGGGAGGCGACCAGTCTCTGGTACCCGGCGCCTGCCGAGGAGAGCCGGATCATCCAGCAGGGCCTGCCGATCGGCAACGGGCGGCTGGGGGCATTGGTCGGGTCTGATCCGGCTGATGACGTGCTCTACCTGACCGATGCCACCTTGTGGACCGGGCACCGCAACGACGTTCTCCAGGACGACGGGCAGTTCCCGTACGGGCCCAACGACTTCGGATCGTTCGGGCTGCTGGCCAAGGTGCGGGTCGAGGCCACCGGGCACACCAAGGCCGCCGTGACCGACTACCGGCGGCGGCTGGACCTGAGCAACGGGCTGATCACCAGCTCCTACCGCTACCGGGGCGCGCAGTACCGGCGGGAGACCTACTCCAGCCATCCGGACGACGTGGTGGTGGTGCGGCTGACCCAGCGCGGTGGTGGTGTCCACAGTGGACGGATCCGGTTGGAGGCCACCCGCGCCGAGACGGTGGTGGGCGAGCCCGGCAGTCGCACGATCTCGTTGAGCTCGCGGTTCGACAACGGGCTGCGCTATGCCGCGGTGGTCACCGCGTTCAGCGAGACCGGGACGGTCGCGGTGACCGGCAACGCGCTCGTTTTCAAGGAGTGCCGGGAGGTGCTGGTCATCGTCTCTGGCGGGACCGACTACCTCGCGAACGCGGCCAAGGGGTTCCGGAACAGCTCGGTTGATCCGCTGGTGGTGGCGCGGGAGCGGGCGCTGGCCAAGGCGGAGGTGGCGGGGAGTGCGTTGCTGCACACGCACGTGGCCGACTACCAGTCGCTGTACCGGCGGATGACCGTGGACCTCGGTGAGTCCAGCCGCGCCCAGCGGAACCTGGACTCCTGGTCCCGGCTCGCGGTGCGGCACACCAATCCCGGGCAGCCGGACCCGGAGCTGGAGGCCAGCTACCTCCAGTTCGGGCGGTACCTGATGATCACCGGGTCCCGGAACAGCCTGCCGATCAACCTCCAGGGGTTGTGGCTGCACAACAACTCGCCGGACTGGTACGCCGACTACCACACCGACATCAACATCCAGATGAACTACTGGCTGACCGACCGCGCCGGTCTCGGCCGCTGCTTCACCGCTCTCGCCGACTACTGCCTCGCTCAACTGCCCGAGTGGTCGCGGCAGACCCAGCGTCTGTTCAACGATCCGCGCAACCGGTTCCGCAACTCCTCCGGCAAGATCGCCGGGTGGACGGTGGCCTTCTCCACCAACACCAACGGTGGCCTCGGCTGGTGGTGGCACCCCGCGGGCAACGCCTGGCTGTGCCAGTCGCTGTGGGAGCACTACGAGTTCACCCTGGACGCCCAGTACCTGGAACGGATCTACCCGCTGCTCAAGGGCGCGGCCGAGTTCTGGGCCGCGCGGCTGGTCACCATCACGCACACCTACCCCGACGGCAGCACCCGGGAGGTGCTGGTCGACGACAAGGACTGGTCGCCGGAGCACGGGCCGCAGGACGCGCTCGGCATCAGCTACGCCCAGGAGATCGTCTGGGAGCTGTTCCGTGAGCTCCAGGTCGCGGCGGCGGAACTGGAGCGGGACAAGGAGTTCGCGGCGCGGGTCAAGGACCTCCAGTCGCGGTTGTACCTGCCGGAGGTCAGTCCGAAGACCGGCATGCTGCAGGAGTGGATGCACCCGGACGACATCGGCGAGCGCACCCACCGGCACCTGTCCCCGCTGATCGGGTTCTTCCCCGGCGACCACATGAACCACGACGACACGCCGAAGGCCACCATCGAGGGCATTCGCAAGCTGCTGGACGTGCGCGGCATGGAGAGCTTCGGCTGGGCCTGCGCCTGGCGGTCCGCCTGCTGGGCCAGGCTCCGCGACGCCGACCGCGCCTACCAGCTGCTGCTCACCGTGATGCGCCCGTCCATCGCCAACGAGAACGGCACCTCGGCCAACTTCTTCGACATGTACCGGAACAACGACCGGGCCATCTTCCAGATCGACGCCAACTTCGGCGCGCCGGCCGCGATGCTGGAGATGATCCTGTACTCCCGGCCGGGCGTGGTCGAACTGCTGCCCGCGCTGCCCGGCGCGTGGGCGAAACGGGGCCGGGTCACCGGTGCCGGCGTCAAGGGCGGCTTCGAGGTCGACCTGAGCTGGCGGGACGGCAAGGTCACCACCGCGGTGCTGCGCAGCGTCGGCGGCACCAGCACCGAGGTGCGCGCGGGCTCCTGGAAGCGCGTGATCACCCTGCGTCCAGGAGAATCCGTCACCATCCGCCCCTGA